One part of the Musa acuminata AAA Group cultivar baxijiao chromosome BXJ1-5, Cavendish_Baxijiao_AAA, whole genome shotgun sequence genome encodes these proteins:
- the LOC135674440 gene encoding zinc finger protein CONSTANS-LIKE 10-like isoform X1, producing the protein MDHLCDFCTEQRSVVYCQSDAASLCLSCDRNVHSANALSLRHLRTLLCDQCIVQPAAVRCIEENKSLCGNCDRKVHGGLAVASEHNRHLINCYSGCPSAAEFSRIWSFLEFLHMTDSDYEQGFMITNEDSVTNCGEPRVDSSDANIGNTWKMNDKMTIDKCNLWKGSSSASEIPMCYSADQPTNPANSTTPKLYCPETNDTGFSKDDFDEGFTIGDVDMIFENYEELFGAANKQTKCLFDDAGIDSFYDRKKNSPACSLCHGELAAEESSVGQVKQMQIPCSDAVCADSVMSNPEEDPDCAFPECKVQSSLSFSFSGVTGESNAGDYQNCRKSDMLLMGKPPWYFAGSGSFSLPTSSRECALMRYKEKKKSRKFEKRVRYALRKARADIRRRVKGRFVKAGDAYDYDPLSHISC; encoded by the exons ATGGACCATCTTTGTGATTTCTGCACAGAGCAAAGATCTGTAGTCTATTGCCAGTCTGATGCAGCTTCCTTGTGCTTATCGTGTGACCGAAATGTTCATTCCGCAAATGCACTTTCTTTGCGACACTTGCGTACGCTTCTATGCGACCAGTGCATTGTCCAACCTGCTGCTGTAAGGTGCATAGAAGAAAATAAATCGCTTTGTGGAAATTGTGATCGAAAAGTTCATGGTGGATTAGCCGTGGCTTCAGAACACAACAGACATCTGATCAACTGCTACTCAGGTTGTCCATCAGCAGCAGAGTTTTCAAGAATTTGGTCCTTCCTTGAGTTCCTTCATATGACAGACTCTGATTACGAGCAAGGATTCATGATTACCAATGAGGACAGTGTTACCAATTGTGGGGAACCTCGAGTTGATAGTAGTGATGCAAATATTGGCAACACCTGGAAAATGAATGATAAGATGACCATTGATAAATGCAACCTCTGGAAGGGCTCATCTTCAGCATCTGAAATTCCTATGTGTTATAGTGCTGATCAACCAACTAATCCTGCGAATTCAACTACACCCAAG TTATATTGTCCTGAGACAAATGATACTGGATTTAGTAAAGATGACTTCGATGAAGGTTTCACTATTGGTGACGTGGACATGATATTTGAGAATTATGAAGAACTCTTTGGTGCAGCTAATAAGCAAACAAAGTGTCTGTTTGATGATGCTGGAATTGATAGTTTCTATGACAGAAAGAAAAACTCTCCTGCCTGTTCCCTTTGCCATGGTGAACTTGCTGCAGAG GAATCATCAGTTGGGCAGGTTAAACAAATGCAAATACCATGCAGTGATGCAGTATGTGCTGATTCTGTGATGTCAAATCCAGAAGAAGATCCAGATTGTGCTTTCCCAGAATGCAAGGTTCAGTCATCTCTATCTTTTTCATTCTCTGGTGTAACTGGGGAAAGCAATGCTGGAGACTATCAAAATTGTAGAAAGTCAGATATGCTTCTAATGGGTAAGCCTCCTTGGTACTTCGCTGGTTCAGGAAGCTTCTCATTGCCTACGTCTAGCAGGGAATGTGCTCTTATGCGttacaaggaaaagaaaaaatcaCGCAA ATTTGAGAAAAGGGTCAGGTATGCTTTGCGCAAGGCCAGGGCAGATATTAGAAGGCGGGTGAAGGGGCGCTTTGTTAAGGCTGGTGATGCATATGATTACGATCCACTCTCCCATATAAGCTGTTGA
- the LOC135674440 gene encoding zinc finger protein CONSTANS-LIKE 10-like isoform X2 — MDHLCDFCTEQRSVVYCQSDAASLCLSCDRNVHSANALSLRHLRTLLCDQCIVQPAAVRCIEENKSLCGNCDRKVHGGLAVASEHNRHLINCYSGCPSAAEFSRIWSFLEFLHMTDSDYEQGFMITNEDSVTNCGEPRVDSSDANIGNTWKMNDKMTIDKCNLWKGSSSASEIPMCYSADQPTNPANSTTPKLYCPETNDTGFSKDDFDEGFTIGDVDMIFENYEELFGAANKQTKCLFDDAGIDSFYDRKKNSPACSLCHGELAAEGRDEYLDGIITNQTNISSEKYLLCLSFTLYQHILPTWYSYNSKYILFHLNLLIYPLDHIDGLLYCLIFEAWFASLSDLDLDHL, encoded by the exons ATGGACCATCTTTGTGATTTCTGCACAGAGCAAAGATCTGTAGTCTATTGCCAGTCTGATGCAGCTTCCTTGTGCTTATCGTGTGACCGAAATGTTCATTCCGCAAATGCACTTTCTTTGCGACACTTGCGTACGCTTCTATGCGACCAGTGCATTGTCCAACCTGCTGCTGTAAGGTGCATAGAAGAAAATAAATCGCTTTGTGGAAATTGTGATCGAAAAGTTCATGGTGGATTAGCCGTGGCTTCAGAACACAACAGACATCTGATCAACTGCTACTCAGGTTGTCCATCAGCAGCAGAGTTTTCAAGAATTTGGTCCTTCCTTGAGTTCCTTCATATGACAGACTCTGATTACGAGCAAGGATTCATGATTACCAATGAGGACAGTGTTACCAATTGTGGGGAACCTCGAGTTGATAGTAGTGATGCAAATATTGGCAACACCTGGAAAATGAATGATAAGATGACCATTGATAAATGCAACCTCTGGAAGGGCTCATCTTCAGCATCTGAAATTCCTATGTGTTATAGTGCTGATCAACCAACTAATCCTGCGAATTCAACTACACCCAAG TTATATTGTCCTGAGACAAATGATACTGGATTTAGTAAAGATGACTTCGATGAAGGTTTCACTATTGGTGACGTGGACATGATATTTGAGAATTATGAAGAACTCTTTGGTGCAGCTAATAAGCAAACAAAGTGTCTGTTTGATGATGCTGGAATTGATAGTTTCTATGACAGAAAGAAAAACTCTCCTGCCTGTTCCCTTTGCCATGGTGAACTTGCTGCAGAG GGAAGAGATGAATATCTTGATGGAATAATTACAAATCAGACAAATATTTCCTCAGAGAAATATCTGTTATGTTTGAGTTTCACTTTGTATCAACATATTCTTCCTACCTGGTACTCTTACAATAGTAAGTACATCTTGTTTCATCTCAATTTATTAATTTATCCTCTTGATCATATTGACGGACTTCTTTATTGCCTAATATTTGAAGCATGGTTTGCCTCATTGTCTGATCTTGACCTGGATCATCTATAG
- the LOC135674441 gene encoding ATP-dependent 6-phosphofructokinase 2-like: MDFDFNTTASFSSSASVATANFTLSPFTLTPLPHLADHLTDVPALPTPIDRSPFYHPSPGFYIAPSDIILRHILFDLSSSDSTPSSCLPAYHRAGPRQTIRFDPAAVRAAIVTCGGLCPGLNTVIRELVVGLWEIYGVRRIFGVPSGYRGFYSAEPVPLDPKMVDGWHKRGGTVLTTSRGGFNLEKIVDGIEKYGFNQVYCIGGDGTMRGAVKIFEEIQRRKLYVSLTGIPKTVDNDIGIIDRSFGFQTAVEMAQQAINAAHVEAESAVNGIGLVKLMGRSTGHIALHATLSSRDVDCCLIPENDFYLEGKGGLFEFLDQRLKQNGHAVVVVAEGAGQDIIPRTDAQKEEKDESGNPVFLDVGAWLKSELKNWWEHEHPGELFTVKYIDPTYMIRAVPANATDNLYCTLLAHSAIHGVMAGYTGFVSGPINGNYGYIPIQEIAVSKNLVDTKDHKWAWVRSVTTQPDFLKI; the protein is encoded by the exons ATGGACTTCGACTTCAACACCAccgcctccttctcctcctcggctTCCGTCGCCACCGCCAACTTCACCCTGTCTCCCTTCACCCTAACGCCCCTCCCGCACCTAGCCGACCACCTCACCGACGTCCCGGCTCTCCCCACCCCCATCGACCGTAGCCCCTTCTACCACCCCTCCCCCGGCTTCTACATCGCCCCCTCCGACATCATCCTCCGCCACATCCtcttcgacctctcctcctccgaCTCAACCCCCAGTTCCTGCCTCCCCGCCTACCACCGCGCCGGGCCCCGCCAGACCATCCGCTTCGACCCCGCCGCCGTCCGGGCCGCCATCGTCACCTGCGGCGGCCTCTGCCCGGGGCTCAACACCGTGATCAGGGAGCTCGTCGTGGGTCTGTGGGAGATCTATGGCGTGCGCCGGATCTTTGGCGTGCCCTCGGGGTACCGCGGGTTCTACTCCGCCGAGCCCGTGCCGCTGGACCCCAAGATGGTGGATGGCTGGCACAAAAGGGGCGGTACCGTTCTGACCACCTCCAGGGGCGGCTTCAATCTGGAGAAGATCGTGGACGGGATCGAGAAGTACGGGTTTAATCAG GTCTATTGCATTGGTGGTGATGGAACCATGAGAGGTGCTGTAAAAATATTCGAAGAGATTCAACGCCGCAAATTGTATGTATCCCTTACAGGGATACCTAAAACAGTTGACAATGACATTGGCATCATCGATAGGTCGTTTGGGTTCCAAACTGCTGTGGAGATGGCACAACAGGCCATCAATGCAGCTCATGTCGAGGCTGAGAGTGCTGTGAATGGCATAGGACTTGTCAAACTTATGGGCAGAAGCACAGGCCACATAGCTCTTCATGCTACACTAAGCAGTCGTGATGTGGACTGCTGTCTGATTCCTGAGAACGACTTCTACTTGGAAGGGAAGGGGGGACTGTTTGAATTCCTTGATCAGAGGCTAAAGCAGAACGGACATGCTGTAGTCGTGGTAGCTGAAGGTGCTGGACAGGATATAATTCCACGAACGGATGCTCAGAAGGAAGAAAAGGACGAGTCGGGCAATCCAGTGTTCCTGGATGTGGGAGCATGGCTGAAATCCGAGCTGAAGAACTGGTGGGAACACGAGCATCCTGGAGAATTGTTCACAGTAAAGTATATTGATCCCACGTATATGATTAGAGCAGTTCCAGCGAATGCAACCGACAACTTGTATTGTACTCTGTTGGCACATTCTGCTATACATGGAGTGATGGCAGGGTACACAGGGTTTGTATCAGGTCCTATAAATGGTAACTACGGGTACATTCCAATCCAAGAGATTGCAGTTTCGAAGAACTTGGTGGATACAAAGGATCATAAATGGGCTTGGGTGAGATCAGTGACAACCCAACCGGATTTTCTTAAGATCTAA
- the LOC135674442 gene encoding uncharacterized protein LOC135674442 translates to MESKSVAVSSSVLLLLLLLAPAATSGRPLAAGKPDPDDAAATARWLVAQNSWGVLSTISSDLGGSPFGNVVSFSDGVPGEGCGIPYFYLTTLDPTARDALTDGRSSFALSEFPLGSCGKIDPENPTCAKLTLTGKLKLVDSQSSEAEFARDALFAKHREMKDWPKNHNFQIFKLEIEDIFLIDWFGGAKPLSPAQYLNHGKELSVI, encoded by the exons ATGGAAAGCAAGAGCGTCGCGGTCTCCTCCtcggtcctcctcctcctcctcctcctagccCCAGCCGCCACGAGCGGCCGCCCCCTCGCCGCGGGCAAGCCTGACCCCGACGACGCCGCCGCCACCGCTCGGTGGCTCGTCGCCCAGAACTCATGGGGCGTCCTCAG TACAATCTCAAGTGACTTGGGTGGATCTCCGTTTGG AAATGTTGTGTCATTTAGTGATGGAGTACCGGGTGAAGGCTGTGGAATTCCCTACTTCTATTTGACGACACTTGATCCAACTGCAAGGGATGCATTGACAGATGGAAGGTCATCCTTTGCCCTTAGTGAATTTCCCCTTGGATCTTGTGGCAAGATAGATCCTGAAAATCCTACTTGTGCAAAACTTACACTCACAGGAAAG CTGAAATTGGTAGACAGTCAGTCCAGTGAAGCTGAGTTTGCTCGAGATGCATTGTTCGCTAAACATCGGGAGATGAAGG ACTGGCCCAAGAATCACAACTTCCAAATCTTTAAATTAGAGATTGAGGACATATTTCTGATCGACTGGTTTGGTGGAGCCAAACCGCTATCTCCAGCTCAGTACCTCAACCATGGAAAAGAACTGTCTGTAATATAA
- the LOC135584867 gene encoding serine/threonine-protein kinase D6PKL1-like, with protein sequence MASKTISHVSSEKQVKPLVSHRVEPTTCNPKHVTKLIKSEPTPSKELADADESMSKHPVTKFSEGMKPNQCFEGSINVETDTLPIEGPINSEADKLPSKAILPFENNNTHPCSDSQREPTQYVDTMGPNGAMILKGSVDQENNIEHDVSNGIISAKVSEGNSSITKSSGSAKVIDKVDVVENRISSMCRPSTSSDISDESLCSSLSSSINKPHKANDSRWEAIQMVRARDGILGLSHFRLLKRLGCGDIGSVYLSELSGTRSYFAMKVMDKGSLASRKKLLRAQTEREILQCLDHPFLPTLYSHFETDKFSCLVMEFCSGGDLHTLRQRQPGKRFSEQAVKFYVAEVLLALEYLHMLGIIYRDLKPENVLVREDGHIMLSDFDLSLRCAVSPTLIKSSNPESETLRRNNTVYCVQPACVEPPSCIQPACVAPTTCFGPRFFSSKSKKDRRPKHEIGNQVSPLPELIAEPTDAHSMSFVGTHEYLAPEIIKGEGHGSAVDWWTFGIFLYELLFGKTPFKGSGNRATLFNVVGQPLRFPDSPVVSFAARDLIRGLLVKEPHHRLAYKRGATEIKQHPFFEGVNWALIRCASPPEIPRHVEIERPIRPVASTSEKATPVINQKGPDNYLEFDFF encoded by the exons ATGGCTTCAAAAACCATCTCGCATGTCAGCTCTGAGAAACAAGTCAAACCGCTTGTCAGCCACAGAGTAGAGCCAACCACTTGTAATCCTAAACatgttacaaagctaatcaaatcagAGCCTACTCCATCAAAAGAATTGGCAGATGCTGATGAGAGCATGTCAAAGCATCCTGTGACCAAATTTTCTGAGGGTATGAAACCTAATCAATGTTTTGAGGGATCTATCAATGTCGAAACAGATACACTTCCTATCGAGGGACCTATCAATTCTGAAGCAGATAAGCTTCCTTCCAAGGCCATCCTACCTTTTGAAAATAATAACACACACCCATGTTCCGATAGCCAGAGAGAACCAACACAATATGTTGACACCATGGGGCCGAATGGGGCCATGATCTTGAAAGGCAGTGTGGATCAAGAAAATAATATTGAACACGATGTAAGCAATGGCATTATTTCTGCCAAAGTTAGTGAAGGGAACAGCAGTATAACAAAGTCTAGTGGAAGTGCTAAGGTTATTGACAAAGTTGATGTTGTCGAAAATAGAATAAGTAGTATGTGCAGGCCCAGTACAAGCAGTGATATCAGTGATGAGAGCTTGTGTAGTAGCTTGAGTAGTAGCATTAACAAGCCCCATAAAGCAAATGATTCAAGATGGGAAGCAATTCAAATGGTTCGTGCTCGAGATGGAATTCTGGGTTTAAGCCATTTTAGACTACTAAAGAGGTTGGGATGTGGTGACATTGGTAGTGTTTATCTGTCAGAATTAAGTGGCACAAGAAGTTATTTCGCTATGAAGGTCATGGACAAGGGATCATTGGCTAGTCGTAAGAAGCTTCTAAGAGctcagacagagagagagatatTACAATGTCTGGATCATCCTTTTCTTCCAACCCTATATAGCCACTTTGAAACAGATAAATTCTCATGTTTGGTAATGGAGTTCTGCTCAGGGGGAGATTTGCACACCCTTCGGCAGAGGCAGCCAGGGAAACGTTTTTCTGAACAAGCAGTGAA ATTCTATGTAGCAGAGGTCCTCTTAGCACTGGAATACCTGCACATGCTTGGCATTATATACCGTGACCTTAAGCCAGAAAACGTCCTTGTGCGTGAGGATGGCCACATCATGCTTTCTGATTTTGACCTTTCCCTTCGATGTGCAGTTAGCCCCACGCTGATCAAGTCTTCTAACCCAGAATCAGAAACATTGCGGCGGAACAACACAGTCTACTGTGTCCAACCTGCTTGTGTTGAGCCACCCTCCTGCATCCAGCCTGCTTGCGTCGCTCCCACGACATGTTTTGGCCCTCGTTTCTTCTCCTCCAAGTCCAAGAAGGACCGTAGACCAAAACACGAGATTGGGAACCAGGTTAGCCCGTTGCCTGAGCTCATAGCAGAGCCCACGGATGCTCATTCGATGTCTTTTGTTGGCACACATGAATACTTGGCCCCAGAGATCATCAAGGGTGAGGGCCATGGGAGTGCCGTAGACTGGTGGACCTTTGGTATATTTTTGTATGAGCTTCTGTTTGGGAAAACTCCATTCAAGGGTTCGGGTAACCGGGCCACATTGTTCAATGTCGTAGGGCAGCCATTGCGCTTCCCAGATTCACCAGTTGTGAGCTTTGCTGCAAGGGACCTTATAAGGGGACTGCTTGTGAAGGAGCCACATCACAGGCTTGCATACAAGCGCGGGGCTACAGAGATAAAGCAGCACCCATTCTTTGAGGGTGTCAATTGGGCATTGATACGGTGTGCGAGTCCCCCAGAAATTCCAAGGCATGTTGAGATTGAAAGGCCTATACGGCCTGTGGCATCAACGAGCGAAAAGGCTACACCTGTCATCAATCAAAAGGGTCCTGATAACTATCTTGAATTCGATTTCTTTTAG